CAGAATTtaatcttacagcaaaaattacagTCCGTTTTTAATTTGTTAGACATTTCATTCTTGAtaaatttttgttccttttttcatcTGAATGTCAGCACCATGTTCTAAAACTGATTAGAAGCAGGTAACATTTTCACCTGGTATTCTAATTGTGAGCAGTGACTGAATTTCTTATTTGAAACCTAGTTAGTAAATCATTAGTGTCTCATAATCAAATAATATATTGatctggtttcagaaaaaaagtaatgtatgtagaaaaagagaatttttgctTTTGAATGTTATCTTCAATTAAAAAGCAGCATAATGTTTATACACAGAATCTATTATGCGTATGAAAACTTTTATTccaaacctgttcaaatacaagAGTTTGTAAGATGATAGAATTTGGTGCTATTTCCTCCCATGTTTTTCAAAATTATCAAATTTTAACCAGAGCAATTTAAATGTCACATGATTGTTCGAGCAACATCGATACTGTAGTGAGTGCTTTGGCATATCGGGAAACTTTAGCCTATTCGAAGGCGAATTTCATTTGCGCAGTCTGCCCTTCCGAATTCTTAAAAATTAATGTACACATGAGCTCAATAGCCTAAGCTTCATCTGTAGGCTAAATGTGAAATGATCCCTACATACCCtgttaaataacataaaaattttaatctcagcagcagtagtttaatctgtgaatataaTATGACACTGATTTTTTGACGGATGAATTGGGGGAAAAACCTCGTCTTACAATCGGGTAAATTCACTAGTTTCTTACCCCATTTTAGATGTACTGACTATAATGATCCTTCTTGGTGTATGATTCAGTGACCATTATAGTTTTTAGCTGCCTGGATTTTATCTCATCTTTAACTATCTGCATAAAACTACTGTCTCACAAATTTTCAACCATGATGATGTGGCTACAGGCCTTGGAACTGAGAATTCTCCTTTTAACATCATTTTCCTGTGAATCAACAGACTGATAAGCAAGGAGTTTAGTCCTCTTAAACAAATAACCGCCACCACTCTGGCAGGCCTTGTAGATAAAAGAATAAAACAAGTGGTGAATATCTTACGTTAAGTAATGGTTCAGCATGGCAGTGGCAGAGCCTTTAGTTTGTTGGGAGGATGATTGTAAATCAGGCCTTTTCTTAATGTTGGAAAGGGTCCTAGGAAAGAAGGGTGAAATgaagatggaaataaaatttttggaaagtaACCAGGGGGTGGCTAGGTTAGTGTGGGAGCGGGCCATGGTTGGATGGAGTATGAACTGGAAGACACTGATTcacttcttattacagaaaaaaggaataaatattGCTTAGACATTATTCTTATATGTGCAGGAGCCATGTATATTTATCTTTACTACTTTCCAGGAGGCAAAGATGTATGTGAAATCAACTTAGATACCAGTTCGAAGGCGGAAGAGGAGGAAGCGTTTCCCAGCAGCTATAATTGAAGATGACTTGAACTCCAGTTTTTGTTTGTTCAATGCTTTGAATGCTGACAGTATAAAGTAGTTCAAAGCAGACCAGAAATGTAATccaaaaaagaaaaggaagccTAAAAAGTTGCAGAATAGTGTCCATTGTGATACAACTACTGTAAGTATCTTGTTTATATTGTGTTGACCTAATTCCAGTATCTCATTTTGTAGGCTAAACTAATTCTTTCACCCTGCATAAAATTATAGTAGAATTTGTAAATATATCAGGAAAGTTGAATGTTCATTTTGACTGTACAATGCAGTTACAGCATAAATTTTCCCCAGGTAGATTTGAAAGCAGAGAAAGAGAACAGGAAAAAGAGTAAAATGGAGGGAACTATGAGGAAAGAGGGTGTTGCTGCAGCAAAAAAGTACAAATTTTTCCAGCCAGAAGTAAAGGTCTTCAGCGATGTCACACACAGCCCAAACACAACATTTGATAGGTTACTTCGCAGTTCCAGGTAGtttcaatgaaattaaataataattacataattgtTAACTTAGTTTTTCATGTACATATTACTTTTGTGCTGCATTTACAAACTAAATTCTtaatgcattatttgtaatgatctGTCTTAAAATACACAGGTATAATACAGTCAATGAAACATTCATTTGAAAGTGCAGATTCCGTTTCATTAACTCTCTAATTGAGACTGTTAGGGGAatttcatattaattaaaatgaaagtaatttGAGAAGAAAACAGTACAGTATAATAGGTTACTATTAttcatgcatgaaaaatgcttaaccctctgccaggcactattcTGGGACTCCTGTGTTCGGGGACAAGGAGCTTGAAGGACAAAGGTTTTGAAATTGGCTATATATCTCATattttcaactttagtaacctAAATGTAACTAGTGGCTTTCGTGGGAATGTGTCGAAGCAGAACATGAggctaaaaaaaactttttattaaaaacaaaagaataaaatataaatgactgaaattttaaaTCCACTACCGAACAGTTACAGTTTTCAGCACATAAATTTTAGTAAACagtaaatttatgtaaaaatgtcCCGTTTCAAGACACTATTTTGATGCTGGTGCCTTTCCCACTCACTGAGGATTACTGGAAGAtatacattgggggggggggggggggggcagagaagcAAAGTTGGCAGACCATGTTTGCATGAAATAAACAGATTGCATTGTGGCAGTTTTTACATTTGTAGTTTGACATTCTTCTGCGACACATTTCTATAGTgcaagtgatggtggtggtgatttcTCTCTGTCTTTTGTGGGGATTAATCTTTCGAGTCGCCTTTGCAAGCTGGAGTTCATTCCAATCTTCTTCTTACTACTTCTGCATAGCTCTCTAAGAACAATTTTGATGTTCCATCAGTTTTAGGTACACTCCTCTATGTAGTTTCTTCAGTTGATTTCCAAGGAAAGTAACTTGGAAGTTGATACCACCCACAATCAGCAGGATGTGAAAAAAATAATCATTGGCCAGTACTTTGTTTCTCTGCTCACACTGTTAAGTAGCATGCATATGATCTGTGATATCAACATCTTTTGTTAAATTGTAGTGTGTGACTGTATTTGGTTTATTGTTCTCTCCAGATTAAGGATCAGTGACATTGTCATTGTGAAACAAAGATATAAGAATCACATTGTTGTTCTGGTGTGGTATGTAGGAAACCAAAACCTTCCCATCATTAACGCCAAACATTCTGCAGTATTGTTCCTTTGTTTTACATCAACAAAATCTGATGGCAATTGTCTTCTATTTTTTGTGACAGGTTCAAATAACACAGCTTTTTGTGTTCAAATAGCCAGTGAGgtcaaaaatcagaaaatcaactATCAGCAGTGATATTTCGACTGCATCCAAATACAGATTTAGTCATTCTCTTGACAACTTCAGTTGGTTTGTTGCTGACAGAAAGGACCTGCAGGCTGTAGTGCAACATAGATCTCCATGTTTACAGTGTGTATCATTTTAGCCGCAACAAGAGCAAAAAGTTTTATTCAATATTTGTTTGGTTTTGAGAGTATGTACTGCTGAAAAACACATCTTCCACAAAAACCAGGAAGCATAGGACAATAGCTCTTCTGATAATTTTCCACAAATGTTTCAAAAAGTCACAAATAAGAGCTAGACAGCCAAATTCTTTTCGTTGGTCTCTGATAGTTCAGTCATCAAAATGAAATCAAGGTAACAGTCGTAAACTGTCTGAGTTTTATCAAGAGACTATTATTCAGCGCAAAGACCTTCGGTCCCCAAAGTTCCTCCAGGCTTCGACAATTCCCTAGGTACAACAAACCAATAAATGCTTTTAGTTCAATTACATCTGTGGAactgattttctctctctctctctctctctctctctctctctctctctagaaacaACCAGTGATAGTGTCAGTGTATtgatttgcatatttttattcCCGTATTCAACTGCACTTTTAGTGTTCTTAGCATTTGCTATGACTCCAGGGAGGTGAGTGGTGGTGATGTCTGATTCCATATGATGTGCCTTCCCGGGTGGCTTTTTGGCTGCCATGGTCTTCTTATTTCTTCCCAAATTAAGTTCATTttattctctctttctttttcattgTCAGCAGTATCCTCACCATCCtgctatgttacagaattgcattcaCATTCTTCCACCTCGTCTTCTGAATAAATGTCTCCTCACCAAGATCCTCAGATAGCATGGGGTCTTCATTGTCATCACACTTCAGCAAATCCTGTATTCCTTCAAGGTGACGTGGATTAGACAAGTCGTAATAATTATGAGCCTTGTCTGTGGAAAATATGTAGTGTAAAAGAGAGACAACAAGTATAACAACATTATTCAGGCACAATGTGCCTGAAAGGCTTAGCTCACTGTACTCTACATTTTCACAAGCAATTCACATTACTCATCCATCAAGTGAGTAAAACAACAACTCTGGTTGAAAAGAACCAAAACTACACACCTCTGTAAGTGAGATGTATTCGAGCGCACTGAGCTTGAGAGGCCATTTTCTGCTCTCCCCGAAGGTTGTGGAAAAGCTAGTGGAGCGTTGTAAACAGCACCTCAAGATAAGAAGGTACCAATGGCGGGGAAATCCCATGCCGACTATTTGGGGAGAGGGGAACAAAAACATTTCAGCTGCGCCTATCAGGCCGATTGCACTCGATGAAGGGTTAAGAGAAATAATATAGTTCGAAAAACAGCCTGAAATTGAAATACATCATTGACAAAAATGTAATTTGaaagtggagagagggggggggggagggagaaaggaagggggggggagtggagtgacactgctgtcagctgcattagGACATTACGCAGAATTGGCTGAGACAACTGAAAATGGGTACTTGACTGGGATTTGAAgccaggatctcttgcttactaggcaggtgcggtaaccactgcaccatctgggacacagtgttatcgcagctGCACAGACTATCTCAGCTTGCCTCACGGCCGGTCCACACTCCCATCAAGCACCACCTATCCGCAgccactgtccatttcctccctaTGCCCTCTTCTGATTGTGAGTTTGCCAGGAGGTCGGATGTATTTGTGCATTCTCACTGAAGGAGGTGGATTCACTGCCCAGCTAGGTGTAGCAAATTATGAATGTGTGGTGACTGTTTCTTTGGACAtgtcagaacagacaccacacattcatacattGACCACAAGTAAGTACTCTGGTGTAGCCTACAAATAGTGAAGATTCATGTGAATCATAGATCTCTACACGAATAAAACACAGTGAGATGTTTTTAAAAGTGCAGAAGAAAAGTGTGAATATGATATGTTATGATGTAAGCCTCTTGGACATTAAATTTCTTTTGTCGTCCTAGCTTCATCCTTCCTAAATTCTGTGTTCATGTTTACAGGAAACCATTGGTCGACAAAAATTCGTTGAGTGGTGTGAAACATCAGGTTGAACACAATGACTCAGGTGAGATCCaaagttaaaatatatgtatatgtgctTTCTTTCTTGTAGCTCAAGTGTTATCCTAACAAGAATTAATGCTGTCCATAATATTTTGGatttgtaaggggggggggggggggaggggagacaaaATTGTTTATCACTACTTTCTGCTGCTTCCGAAGAATATACTGAGAGAGATTCAGATTTCATCTACAACAACTCATAATGTGGATGTAGTGTTTCAAACTTGGGGTAGACGAATCTTTAAGACATGATTGGAGGCATAGATGATGCATTCAACTTTGTGTTTGAAATGTGAAGAATAGAACCTGAATTTTTATTAATTTGCATATGCACATGAAAAATGTAACTGTTCCTGGATTTTTTACCagtgttaatttttcattttattgttgtgtATTAATATATTGCTTGTCTTACGTATTAGTGCTTTTTTACCGTACTACTTACACCTTGTCCTCCGTTCGCCGCTCCTAGAAAAATTACACTTTATTAACAACACTTGAATTTTCACACCACAAAAGGGAGTTGATAGTTTCCTTCTTTCATCTACGTAATTAATGAGCTTTCGTTGGCGCCTTCTGTCATATCCTGTAAGCATTAAAAtgcataaaatcaaaattattagacaACTCATTGGCATGTGTTGTCTCAAGGAATCTCATTAATGGGTACCAGTAACACTGGATTTTAGTAATAAATTTATACTTGCCATTTCCGCATAATTGTTTTCAACTTTCCTACCAAATGCTGACTTTTTACtccatttaatttctttatttcattttccatAGTGCAGCCACTTCAAATGCAGCTGATTGCAAAAGTTTTTCTTCATAAGATTCTAACAGCTTGTTGCGGTTTTTTTTAGTCAGCATGCTTTGCATTATGAAGAATTCCATATCCTTCATATTTTTTGATAACCATTGTGATGGTACCCACACACAAAATACTTTCGATCGTTATTTTATAGGTGAAAGGTGTAAAGGAAATGAAGTGCCAAGCATATAATTGCAACCTTTTATGAAAGTGAGTACGTTGCTCAGATTTTTGTCAAAGATCTTTGATAAAAGAAATCTTTTATAAAAGCACACATAGAATTGACTTTCAAAGATTTGACCAACaagcatttataaaaaaaactttgtCAAAGATCTTTCATGGTATAATATGAGCCTTAATGAGAGGGTTTATGTGGATTGAAGCTGTTGATGTTATGAATAACATTTTCAGGCTGTGAAATCTGCTTTAAGTACATGATGCGCTAAATGCTATCATTGTACCTTCAATAAAAAATGCCATGGTGTACATCCATAGCAACTTTGACTTCCTTGTTGGCACCGTTAAAAGAATTTGAATCCATCAGCTTGCCTTCACAGAAATTGATTGGAATGTTAATTGCAAGCTCATTGATGTTAGAATTGATATTAGGCAGAGGGTAGTAATTAAGTTtgacactgtctgcaagaaatccAGGCCATTCAACTTTTGATACTGTGCAGTAACGTCAGTGGGGGAGAAGTAGGTGCTGTAGTGGACATCTCTCGAGGAATATTTAATCTCCAAATATTATTACCATCATCATCTTGTGATGTTTTTCAAAAGTTTGCAGGTATGACAGTGTCAAAAATTTAGTTGCTAAGACACACAGCAAGTTTTTTAAATGAAGAAACCTGCCAAATTTGTAGTATAGCTAGCCACACAAGTGGAGAAGTGTACTCTCTTACCCTAGCCAAAGCAGACAGTACATGAGCAACACTGCAGATCCACATCCTTGGTTGATGGCATGTAAGTAAACAGACAACTCGGTACAGTACTACTGTGATGtgtaaagtgaatttcagtttccattgataATTTTTCTTACACAATTGCTCAGGTACTATTTGCTCAAgtttgtaactcacttaatatccCTAATGACCAACTGTTGCCTTTGCGGTATTGCAAGTGTTAACCATGGCAGTAAAGCTACCCCCTGCCACCAatatgcttgctaatagcatctgtctttgtgcaggttGCAGATTTCCCAGCAATGTGAAATCCAATTAATGTTCTCAACTTTGTAAAGGTGAAATATGAAGACATTCATTCAAATGATCTCAGTATTTTGTTAGAAATTGTGAAAACATGAGAAGAAACTGGAGGTAACTCTGAATCTGTGAAATGTGGCTTGAACAAAGGAAAACATGTAAAGTAATAGATTTGAGTAACAAAGAAGAGATTTTAAATTATTTGATTAAATGTAGGAGAGAGAAAAAGCCTAAAGTTAAGCAGTGTGCAGTCAGTTTCGTTTCGAAAAATTGGAACATGTATAAACCTAGGAGGCTTTACATCAAGCACGAAATATGTGCCAAAATGAAGCTTGAAAAAGTATGAAAGGAGAAAAATTCGGAAGGTTTACAACTGTTAATGAGCATCAGTGTACCATTACTGAGGGAGATTACTGATTTCCAGCTTTCTTTGACCCGGTTAAACAGATACAAGAAATTACACTGAAAAGGAAGtcagaaaattatgaactttccttaAAGTAAACATGTAGAGGAGATAGCTAATAGTATAGAGCAATTCGTAATTGATGTGAAGACAAAGCTTCTTGCTGTTCATAAAACTAATTAGTCAGGTTTTGTGCAAGAACGGCGTGCAAACTACTTTATTTTGAGCAAAAAACAGTCAGTTGCTTGTGCAATCAATGCTTACTATGACATGTTTCATTACTCTCATCTCACTTTTCCAGATTTTACTatgtcgattacaagatttttgtccCTAAACACTACTTGTTTTAAATTTTGGTCCTAATGTGCCTTGATGTGAAGAGAGATATAAAACTGTGTAATCCACTCATGCTTACCACAGGCACTGGCTGTTTAATGGCAAATATCGTGTAATTGTggtaaaatctggaaaaatgggagagaataatttgaTCAATATTACGTCTGAAATGTCTTCTTCCCATTTTCAGAAAACAATGCATTGCTTTTATTGGAGTTTTGACCTGGACATGATATCTCCAtcttttggatgatgatgatgatgatgatgatgaaaagactgttaatataatttGGATTCCACCCAGAACTAATAGTGCGGTTCAGCCTCTCCATAAAGTAGTTGTTTGACAGAAGAAAGCAGTTTCTAGAAAATTGTTGGACAACATAATTTCAAATAGCTCTTTGTACTTTCAGGTTTACCATTGGAACAGTATTGTTAAACGTctgtcatttgtgcattgtcaCTTTGCGTCGGCACATTTTGTTACGAGGGTTTCACAGAAAGTAATGTACCACATTTTTTCCTTCAACatatctttattgaacataatgagaattataatcacaaaagaatggtgtttaagCCACGCAccatatttttccacataatttcaatcCGATTCTATGGCcttcttccactgtgaaacaaggGCGTTTATGCCTCTtcagtaccagtccttgtcctggtggcagagccagtgcttcactgtatgaatcacagcctcatcatcctcaaaatgtcttccacgaatagcatcgtttaatggcccaaacaagtggaagtctgagggggctaggtcagggctgtagggtggatggggtagcaCTGTTCAACCCTGTTTTGCAATGTGTTCAgctgtc
This genomic stretch from Schistocerca cancellata isolate TAMUIC-IGC-003103 chromosome 2, iqSchCanc2.1, whole genome shotgun sequence harbors:
- the LOC126143677 gene encoding uncharacterized protein LOC126143677 codes for the protein MEGTMRKEGVAAAKKYKFFQPEVKVFSDVTHSPNTTFDRLLRSSRKPLVDKNSLSGVKHQVEHNDSVLLSPWHCLPIDKGSNRTRSPILISPVFPAVSVRNK